A single window of Xylocopa sonorina isolate GNS202 chromosome 5, iyXylSono1_principal, whole genome shotgun sequence DNA harbors:
- the LOC143423676 gene encoding thrombospondin type-1 domain-containing protein 4 isoform X1: MDRSRKSRNDRSTWSPAEPPRRQRCASRGVNNPIVKNFGSILALTMLTVASVSCTHVPDKYPIEVYHMLREKTQFALGRDNRIRGTWGPWSTWSDCSRTCGTGIQSQSRECVPYQRLLRKRSIISENGTSNSRPICIGTYKRYHTCNTQKCPNFPEDLRAEQCAKYNGRNYKGESYDWVPFLDVPNSCALNCRAVGERFYATLEPTVMDGTPCDAPNLRGHNNGISMERTDRWLCVAGQCKPVGCDGVVGSGVTMDACGVCGGQGKGCRLYEGIFMEPILPRGHQHVATVPKGAMSLNISELRFSSNFLALRDSNGSYILNGPLAYSPSGTYKAAGTTLTYQRGDKNRMECISATGPLNDSLHLEILAQEMNPGVLYKYMMPLKEGLGGRPLIAPPFFVPGSSDRGNEIPGSDTRVALTIPSTRIFNQKTDLSSRTYDPDRARARDRGRKAEMKHSSTTAMAGDQPKSKGKKKKRLRFSWKVYGTSPCSKECGGGVQTAIFKCVREANQMIVNEKRCRNVGKPQQPPPLRCNDNPCPPRWRAEPWGECSVTCGTGSRTRKLECVQELNANLTMRVAAGACVQPPDLRTVETCTKPGCANGPELRHMHSQHDTPRWDVGAWGPCSTTCGTGTRNRTVTCITSGKACPTVSKPESQKICESAPCAQRGAEQRAPWLHSEWSSKCSAECGNGVETRRVACADGSELFCNPKERPETERQCFGRGANCDSAKWFTGPWTFCSVSCGVGVQYREVLCVARTGNEFVVLQPSNCNDTRPANEQVCRAAACTPTWYTSDWSKCSATCGTGVQTRLVRCILEGVTSSNCDEAVKPDVQQRCSLDPCKKDPPPPSKPPKKAFEPSPECVDKHPNCALVMKNDLCRLNYYKYSCCRCRE; this comes from the exons ATCGATTCTAGCTTTGACAATGCTGACTGTGGCCAGTGTCTCCTGCACCCACGTGCCCGACAAGTATCCCATCGAA GTGTACCACATGCTACGGGAGAAGACTCAATTCGCTCTTGGCCGGGACAATCGCATAAGGGGGACTTGGGGACCGTGGAGTACCTGGAGCGATTGTTCGAGGACCTGCGGCACTGGCATTCAGTCTCAGTCTCGCGAATGCGTACCGTATCA GAGGCTGTTAAGGAAGCGGAGCATTATCTCGGAGAACGGGACGAGCAATTCGCGGCCCATTTGCATTGGCACCTACAAGCGATACCACACGTGCAACACGCAG aaatgTCCGAACTTCCCGGAGGATTTGCGGGCCGAACAATGTGCCAAGTACAACGGAAGAAACTACAAGGGCGAGAGCTACGATTGGGTTCCGTTCCTGGATG TGCCGAACTCTTGCGCGCTCAATTGCCGTGCCGTTGGCGAGCGTTTTTATGCAACGCTTGAACCGACAGTAATGGACGGCACACCCTGCGACGCACCGAATCTTCGTGGACATAATAACGGAATTTCTATGGAACGCACAGACCGTTGGCTCTGTGTCGCCGGACAATGCAAG CCGGTGGGTTGCGACGGTGTGGTAGGTTCTGGCGTGACGATGGACGCTTGTGGTGTCTGCGGTGGCCAGGGTAAAGGTTGTAGACTGTACGAGGGCATTTTTATGGAACCAATACTGCCGCGGGGTCATCAACACGTGGCCACCGTACCGAAAGGTGCCATGTCGCTGAACATCTCCGAACTACGCTTCAGTAGCAACTTCTTAG CGTTGAGGGACAGCAACGGTAGTTACATCCTGAATGGACCGCTGGCTTACAGCCCGAGCGGCACTTATAAAGCGGCTGGCACGACATTAACATACCAGAGGGGTGACAAGAACCGCATGGAGTGTATCTCGGCGACCGGGCCACTGAACGATTCTTTGCATTTAGAG ATTCTGGCGCAGGAAATGAACCCGGGTGTGCTATACAAGTACATGATGCCGTTAAAGGAAGGACTCGGTGGAAGACCGTTGATAGCACCGCCGTTTTTTGTCCCAG GATCCAGCGATCGTGGCAACGAAATCCCTGGTTCGGATACCCGCGTCGCCTTGACGATACCCTCGACCAGAAT ATTCAATCAGAAAACCGATTTATCATCGAGGACTTACGATCCAGATCGGGCGCGGGCCCGTGACAGAGGACGGAAGGCGGAGATGAAGCATTCATCGACCACGGCGATGGCCGGTGATCAGCCAAAGTCGAaggggaaaaagaagaaacggtTGCGGTTCTCGTGGAAGGTGTACGGGACGTCTCCTTGCTCGAAGGAGTGCGGAGGAG GCGTTCAAACGGCGATCTTTAAGTGCGTTCGCGAGGCCAACCAGATGATCGTGAACGAGAAGCGTTGTCGTAACGTGGGAAAGCCGCAGCAACCGCCTCCGTTGCGCTGTAACGACAATCCCTGTCCGCCTAG ATGGAGGGCCGAGCCGTGGGGCGAGTGTTCGGTCACCTGCGGTACCGGCAGCAGAACACGAAAATTGGAGTGCGTACAAGAGCTAAATGCGAACCTGACGATGCGAGTGGCCGCTGGTGCGTGCGTGCAACCACCGGACCTGAGGACCGTGGAAACCTGTACGAAACCTGGTTGCGCGAACGGCCCGGAATTAAGGCACATGCACTCGCAACACGACACACCCAGATGGGACGTCGGCGCCTGGGGCCCG TGCTCGACGACATGCGGGACGGGGACCAGGAATCGGACGGTGACTTGCATCACGTCTGGGAAGGCCTGTCCCACGGTGAGCAAGCCGGAGTCTCAGAAAATTTGCGAATCAGCACCCTGCGCGCAGAGAGGTGCCGAGCAACGGGCGCCTTGGCTCCACTCGGAATGGTCGTCCAAG TGTTCAGCGGAGTGCGGGAACGGAGTGGAGACGAGGCGAGTGGCCTGCGCGGATGGCAGCGAGCTGTTCTGTAATCCCAAAGAGAGGCCGGAAACGGAGAGGCAGTGTTTCGGCCGGGGAGCGAACTGCGATAGCGCGAAATGGTTCACCGGTCCATGGACATTC TGTTCCGTGTCCTGCGGGGTGGGCGTCCAGTACAGAGAAGTTCTCTGCGTCGCAAGGACGGGGAACGAATTCGTGGTGTTGCAGCCGAGCAACTGCAACGACACGAGGCCGGCGAACGAGCAAGTGTGCAGGGCGGCCGCGTGCACACCGACATGGTACACCTCCGATTGGTCCAAG TGCTCGGCGACGTGCGGTACAGGAGTGCAGACCAGGCTGGTGCGGTGCATTCTCGAGGGTGTCACCAGCTCGAATTGCGACGAAGCGGTGAAGCCGGACGTCCAACAGCGGTGCAGCCTGGACCCGTGCAAGAAGGACCCACCTCCGCCAAGCAAACCACCGAAAA AAGCTTTCGAGCCGTCGCCGGAGTGCGTCGACAAGCATCCGAACTGCGCTCTGGTAATGAAGAACGATCTGTGTCGGCTAAATTACTACAAGTACTCGTGCTGCCGGTGCCGCGAGTAG
- the LOC143423676 gene encoding A disintegrin and metalloproteinase with thrombospondin motifs 6 isoform X2, which yields MDRSRKSRNDRSTWSPAEPPRRQRCASRGVNNPIVKNFGSILALTMLTVASVSCTHVPDKYPIEVYHMLREKTQFALGRDNRIRGTWGPWSTWSDCSRTCGTGIQSQSRECVPYQRLLRKRSIISENGTSNSRPICIGTYKRYHTCNTQKCPNFPEDLRAEQCAKYNGRNYKGESYDWVPFLDVPNSCALNCRAVGERFYATLEPTVMDGTPCDAPNLRGHNNGISMERTDRWLCVAGQCKPVGCDGVVGSGVTMDACGVCGGQGKGCRLYEGIFMEPILPRGHQHVATVPKGAMSLNISELRFSSNFLALRDSNGSYILNGPLAYSPSGTYKAAGTTLTYQRGDKNRMECISATGPLNDSLHLEILAQEMNPGVLYKYMMPLKEGLGGRPLIAPPFFVPGSSDRGNEIPGSDTRVALTIPSTRIFNQKTDLSSRTYDPDRARARDRGRKAEMKHSSTTAMAGDQPKSKGKKKKRLRFSWKVYGTSPCSKECGGGVQTAIFKCVREANQMIVNEKRCRNVGKPQQPPPLRCNDNPCPPRWRAEPWGECSVTCGTGSRTRKLECVQELNANLTMRVAAGACVQPPDLRTVETCTKPGCANGPELRHMHSQHDTPRWDVGAWGPCSATCGTGVQTRLVRCILEGVTSSNCDEAVKPDVQQRCSLDPCKKDPPPPSKPPKKAFEPSPECVDKHPNCALVMKNDLCRLNYYKYSCCRCRE from the exons ATCGATTCTAGCTTTGACAATGCTGACTGTGGCCAGTGTCTCCTGCACCCACGTGCCCGACAAGTATCCCATCGAA GTGTACCACATGCTACGGGAGAAGACTCAATTCGCTCTTGGCCGGGACAATCGCATAAGGGGGACTTGGGGACCGTGGAGTACCTGGAGCGATTGTTCGAGGACCTGCGGCACTGGCATTCAGTCTCAGTCTCGCGAATGCGTACCGTATCA GAGGCTGTTAAGGAAGCGGAGCATTATCTCGGAGAACGGGACGAGCAATTCGCGGCCCATTTGCATTGGCACCTACAAGCGATACCACACGTGCAACACGCAG aaatgTCCGAACTTCCCGGAGGATTTGCGGGCCGAACAATGTGCCAAGTACAACGGAAGAAACTACAAGGGCGAGAGCTACGATTGGGTTCCGTTCCTGGATG TGCCGAACTCTTGCGCGCTCAATTGCCGTGCCGTTGGCGAGCGTTTTTATGCAACGCTTGAACCGACAGTAATGGACGGCACACCCTGCGACGCACCGAATCTTCGTGGACATAATAACGGAATTTCTATGGAACGCACAGACCGTTGGCTCTGTGTCGCCGGACAATGCAAG CCGGTGGGTTGCGACGGTGTGGTAGGTTCTGGCGTGACGATGGACGCTTGTGGTGTCTGCGGTGGCCAGGGTAAAGGTTGTAGACTGTACGAGGGCATTTTTATGGAACCAATACTGCCGCGGGGTCATCAACACGTGGCCACCGTACCGAAAGGTGCCATGTCGCTGAACATCTCCGAACTACGCTTCAGTAGCAACTTCTTAG CGTTGAGGGACAGCAACGGTAGTTACATCCTGAATGGACCGCTGGCTTACAGCCCGAGCGGCACTTATAAAGCGGCTGGCACGACATTAACATACCAGAGGGGTGACAAGAACCGCATGGAGTGTATCTCGGCGACCGGGCCACTGAACGATTCTTTGCATTTAGAG ATTCTGGCGCAGGAAATGAACCCGGGTGTGCTATACAAGTACATGATGCCGTTAAAGGAAGGACTCGGTGGAAGACCGTTGATAGCACCGCCGTTTTTTGTCCCAG GATCCAGCGATCGTGGCAACGAAATCCCTGGTTCGGATACCCGCGTCGCCTTGACGATACCCTCGACCAGAAT ATTCAATCAGAAAACCGATTTATCATCGAGGACTTACGATCCAGATCGGGCGCGGGCCCGTGACAGAGGACGGAAGGCGGAGATGAAGCATTCATCGACCACGGCGATGGCCGGTGATCAGCCAAAGTCGAaggggaaaaagaagaaacggtTGCGGTTCTCGTGGAAGGTGTACGGGACGTCTCCTTGCTCGAAGGAGTGCGGAGGAG GCGTTCAAACGGCGATCTTTAAGTGCGTTCGCGAGGCCAACCAGATGATCGTGAACGAGAAGCGTTGTCGTAACGTGGGAAAGCCGCAGCAACCGCCTCCGTTGCGCTGTAACGACAATCCCTGTCCGCCTAG ATGGAGGGCCGAGCCGTGGGGCGAGTGTTCGGTCACCTGCGGTACCGGCAGCAGAACACGAAAATTGGAGTGCGTACAAGAGCTAAATGCGAACCTGACGATGCGAGTGGCCGCTGGTGCGTGCGTGCAACCACCGGACCTGAGGACCGTGGAAACCTGTACGAAACCTGGTTGCGCGAACGGCCCGGAATTAAGGCACATGCACTCGCAACACGACACACCCAGATGGGACGTCGGCGCCTGGGGCCCG TGCTCGGCGACGTGCGGTACAGGAGTGCAGACCAGGCTGGTGCGGTGCATTCTCGAGGGTGTCACCAGCTCGAATTGCGACGAAGCGGTGAAGCCGGACGTCCAACAGCGGTGCAGCCTGGACCCGTGCAAGAAGGACCCACCTCCGCCAAGCAAACCACCGAAAA AAGCTTTCGAGCCGTCGCCGGAGTGCGTCGACAAGCATCCGAACTGCGCTCTGGTAATGAAGAACGATCTGTGTCGGCTAAATTACTACAAGTACTCGTGCTGCCGGTGCCGCGAGTAG
- the LOC143423789 gene encoding armadillo repeat-containing protein 6 homolog: MVRVISQETYDEVVNENMEQFSMTPKEAIEDAVKQFEAQGVDLSNIIKDLILNNDNELIESYLNQINIAIQDKNYDNIHHILDKLRNELDKDISYRVYAGKKGAYNSLIKLMQSCPNNGTIIKAALKAITSLMTGNPDLLNHEGVALQIQILDNYPDIPTLQCLLRWIRECCIKHELNRQSIFNADIFNKLKKILVRDDASGPELRDACAVIRALVLDDDIRHEYGKAHEHATVIAKGALNVLTGLMPRYKKDRGVVGDLMITLAALIVRNEFCQEVEEAGGLKFVIDVMIDYPDSEKLNWQALKLLKALAGNDNVKSQIITSGCGPIIVSAVSRLRDSECVVTAGLACISALTLRCSSNAGVFYDCGAPLVIIDAMKAYPKSVNVLKQAAWAIRNMSVRNKAECSEFVAHGVEDVLASALRLHGPKIESDVKAALRDLGLKVELKERWTGKGVSMSNGTV, translated from the exons ATGGTTCGTGTGATTAGCCAGGAAACCTACGATGAAGTTGTTAACGAAAATATGGAACAATTCTCGATGACTCCCAAGGAAGCTATAGAAGACGCGGTAAAACAATTCGAGGCTCAG GGTGTAGACTTGAGCAACATCATTAAAGATTTAATTCTGAATAATGACAATGAATTGATCGAATCTTATTTGAATCAAATTAATATCGCCATACAGGACAAAAATTATGATAATATCCATCATATCTTAgacaaacttagaaatgaattaGATAAAGATATTTCATATAGAGTATATGCGGGTAAAAAGGGGGCGTATAATAGTTTAATAAAATTGATGCAAAGTTGCCCTAATAATGGCACCATTATCAAGGCTGCGTTGAAAGCTATTACTTCATTGATGACTGGTAATCCAGACTTATTGAATCATGAAGGAGTAGCCTTGCAAATACA GATTTTAGATAATTACCCAGACATTCCAACATTACAATGTCTTTTACGGTGGATCAGGGAATGTTGTATAAAGCACGAGCTAAATAGGCAAAGTATTTTCAATGCCGATATCTTTAACAAACTTAAAAAGATCTTAGTTCGTGATGACGCATCTGGGCCTGAGTTGAGAGATGCTTGCGCCGTGATCAGGGCTCTGGTTTTAGACGATGATATCAGGCATGAGTATGGGAAAGCTCACGAGCATGCAACCGTAATTGCAAAAGGGGCCCTCAATGTTCTTACTGGGCTGATGCCAA GATATAAAAAGGATAGAGGGGTTGTAGGTGATTTAATGATAACTTTGGCCGCACTGATCGTGAGAAACGAATTTTGCCAAGAAGTAGAGGAGGCAGGAGGGCTAAAGTTTGTTATAGACGTGATGATTGATTATCCAGACTCTGAGAAGTTAAACTGGCAGGCTTTGAAGTTATTGAAAGCACTCGCTGGGAATGACAATGTGAAATCTCAGATTATAACTTCAGGTTGTGGCCCTATAATTGTCTCTGCTGTAAGCAGACTCAGA GACTCTGAGTGTGTAGTTACGGCTGGACTTGCATGCATTTCCGCATTAACACTGAGGTGTTCCTCAAACGCTGGTGTGTTTTACGATTGCGGAGCGCCACTTGTAATCATAGACGCGATGAAAGCTTATCCTAAAAGCGTGAATGTCTTGAAACAAGCTGCTTGGGCTATACGAAATATGTCTGTAAGAAATAAGGCCGAGTGTTCAGAATTTGTTGCTCACGGTGTAGAGGATGTCTTGGCGAGTGCCCTTCGATTGCACGGACCTAAGATCGAAAGTGACGTGAAGGCAGCTCTGAGGGATCTTGGATTGAAAGTAGAATTGAAGGAACGATGGACCGGGAAAGGTGTATCGATGAGCAACGGGACCGTGTAA